A DNA window from Setaria viridis chromosome 2, Setaria_viridis_v4.0, whole genome shotgun sequence contains the following coding sequences:
- the LOC117841994 gene encoding ent-copalyl diphosphate synthase 2 isoform X2 has product MSALTAAAAPTVTTFLRARTARTWVQPALPQRSPHRPCERILAIANGKGTGAVTTCEPSERLKDEPRNVSEKIDAIRAKLKSISDGNINVSAYDTAWVALVKRLDGGGGPQFPTSIDWITKNQLPDGSWGDDTFFMVHDRIINTLACIVALKSWNIHHYQCQRGLSFIHGNLWRLTEEDAEWMPVGFEITLPTLLEMAKDLGLDLPYDEPALQEIYSRRELKLSKIPIDALHAGPTTLLLSIEGMPGLDWERLLTLQCPDGSFMSSPAPTAYALMQTGDRKCLQFLEEIVDNFKEGVPFTYPVDIFERLWVVDRLERLGISRYFTSEIQECLDYVYRHLTQKGLAATRDCPVNDIDDTAMGFRLLRLHGYYVSPSMFKHFEKDGEFVCYHGQTNKSITAMYNTYRAAQVSFPGESELERADVYCRGFLEEKRASGNFGDKWVIPKDLAGEVGYALDFPWRASLPRIEARMYLEQYGGSADVWIGKVLYRMLLVSNELFLETAREDFRSFQKLCRLEWNGLRKWYDRNKLAAFGVEPKCVLRAYFQAAASIFEPDRAAERLAWARTAVIAEAVSLHLRRKASDVSTRVHGAISELENHGRDALTRVNEDPKKALLGAIGELIDQSSSENASHCLREAWKQWLRSWTAKEGFESCGGNTALLIVRTVEIASGRYSLKEHDVNRSEYTQLERLTSSICSKLTSRVPVQNGGLKKSENSVSQVDLEMKELAQSVLQSCDSIDRVTRQTFLHVAKSYYYASYCSTETIDSHISKVLFEDVVSE; this is encoded by the exons ATGTCGGCCTTAACAGCAGCTGCTGCACCCACGGTCACGACGTTCCTCCGAGCACGCACTGCTAGGACATGGGTTCAACCTGCCCTGCCCCAACGCTCCCCGCACCGGCCGTGTG AGCGCATTTTGGCAATAGCAAATGGGAAAGGCACGGGTGCAGTGACGACTTGCGAACCATCTGAACGTCTAAAG GATGAACCAAGAAATGTGTCAGAAAAAATTGATGCCATTAGAGCAAAGCTTAAGTCCATAAGTGATGGCAATATCAATGTCTCGGCCTACGACACGGCGTGGGTAGCTCTTGTGAAGAGGCTCGATGGAGGTGGCGGCCCGCAGTTCCCCACCAGTATTGACTGGATCACCAAAAATCAGCTGCCGGATGGCTCATGGGGCGACGACACTTTCTTCATGGTTCACGATAGGATTATCAACACCCTAGCCTGCATTGTGGCCCTTAAATCGTGGAACATTCACCATTACCAGTGCCAAAGAG GTCTGTCATTTATTCATGGAAATCTATGGAGATTAACTGAGGAAGATGCGGAATGGATGCCAGTTGGCTTTGAGATAACCTTGCCAACACTACTAGAGATGGCCAAGGATCTTGgcctcgacttgccctatgatGAGCCCGCGCTCCAAGAAATATATTCCAGAAGAGAGCTAAAGCTATCCAA GATTCCTATAGATGCACTTCATGCCGGGCCAACAACTTTGCTTCTTAGCATAGAAGGAATGCCAGGTCTAGACTGGGAAAGGCTTTTAACGCTCCAGTGTCCCGATGGCTCCTTTATGTCATCACCTGCCCCCACAGCTTATGCTCTTATGCAAACTGGGGACAGGAAGTGCCTTCAATTCCTTGAAGAAATTGTCGATAACTTCAAGGAGGGAG tGCCCTTTACATATCCTGTCGATATCTTTGAGCGCTTATGGGTGGTTGATCGGTTGGAGCGACTAGGCATTTCGAGGTACTTCACAAGTGAAATCCAAGAGTGCTTGGATTATGTCTACAG GCACTTGACTCAAAAAGGCTTGGCTGCTACAAGGGATTGTCCGGTTAATGACATCGATGACACAGCCATGGGTTTTCGTCTACTGCGGTTGCATGGCTACTATGTCTCTCCAA GTATGTTCAAGCATTTCGAGAAGGATGGAGAGTTTGTCTGCTACCACGGACAGACAAACAAATCAATCACGGCGATGTACAACACATACCGTGCCGCACAGGTCTCCTTCCCCGGCGAGAGCGAGCTTGAGCGGGCCGACGTCTACTGCCGCGGGTTCCTGGAAGAGAAGCGAGCCTCCGGCAATTTTGGCGACAAATGGGTCATCCCCAAGGACTTAGCTGGCGAG GTCGGCTACGCACTGGACTTCCCCTGGAGAGCAAGCCTGCCCCGGATCGAAGCAAGGATGTATCTGGAGCAGTACGGTGGCAGTGCCGATGTGTGGATCGGGAAGGTCCTCTATAG gatgctCCTAGTCAGTAACGAACTGTTCCTCGAGACCGCAAGGGAAGATTTTCGCAGTTTCCAGAAACTCTGCCGACTCGAATGGAATGGCCTCAGAAA GTGGTATGACAGGAACAAGCTTGCAGCGTTCGGCGTGGAGCCAAAGTGCGTGTTGAGAGCCTACTTCCAAGCCGCAGCCAGCATCTTCGAGCCCGACCGAGCAGCGGAGCGTCTCGCATGGGCGCGCACGGCGGTGATCGCCGAGGCTGTTTCTTTGCACTTGCGACGCAAAGCTTCTGATGTTAGCACAAGGGTTCACGGCGCAATTAGTGAGCTCGAGAACCATGGCCGTGATGCACTAACTAG GGTAAATGAGGATCCAAAGAAAGCCCTCCTGGGTGCAATTGGTGAACTTATCGACCAATCTTCGTCTGAGAATGCTTCTCACTGTCTTCGTGAAGCT TGGAAGCAGTGGCTTAGGTCATGGACCGCAAAGGAGGGATTTGAATCATGTGGAGGGAATACAGCATTGTTGATAGTTCGTACAGTAGAGATTGCTTCCGGAAGGTATAGTTTGAAGGAGCATGATGTGAACCGTTCGGAGTATACCCAACTTGAGAGGCTCACGTCTTCCATCTGCAGCAAACTGACTTCTAGAGTTCCTGTTCAG AATGGAGGATTAAAGAAATCTGAGAATTCAGTCAGTCAAGTGGATTTGGAGATGAAGGAGCTGGCTCAATCTGTTCTTCAGAGCTGCGACTCTATCGACAGGGTGACCAGGCAGACATTTCTCCACGTGGCGAAGAGCTACTACTATGCTTCTTATTGCTCAACTGAAACAATTGATAGTCACATCTCCAAGGTCCTATTCGAGGATGTCGTTTCGGAATAG
- the LOC140221841 gene encoding protein ROOT INITIATION DEFECTIVE 3-like translates to MDGEDEVVLVVCGEECDAAPMFDINTGEEILRMHDCLAPPSGLACVAGCLLATSRPDKDQLVFGGAIYFWDLNKIQETNKSCIGEGIGPITCSRDGIYLVGGAHSGNAYIWEVATGALLKCWRAHKSCISCLSFSQDSSLIISGSEEGTVHVWCMISLFQAEGPQAREAVNYCLDFSDTVEHEASITGILTILGGPCPMLITSSLDSSCKISELLSGRLLGMLTLFSPITTTVIDPSEQLLICGSSDAAIYVTGINGIGMQYTTKMLSQDDCHVLYGHKAPISALAFSSDGAWLVSGSKDCTVVIWDTTTWNAVRKLGNKMGEYLYFATGPVTNLLVIPKPESSRVHKRNYLSLEIPTLEKKVKQTNEMPIILQPSSFPKDADSAHACFHSSDLLSKQISDLEGKRTPEAIEMAVAMTVHEQTKDQNLAKELSSMNSVLQCKALKVMEVRASSD, encoded by the exons atggatggagaagatGAGGTAGTTTTAGTGGTATGTGGCGAGGAGTGTGATGCAGCACCAATGTTTGACATCAACACAGGAGAGGAGATTCTTCGCATGCATGACTGTCTTGCCCCTCCATCAGGTCTCGCTTGTGTTGCGGGATGTCTCCTTGCTACATCTCGACCAGACAAGGATCAACTAGTGTTCGGTGGTGCTATCTATTTTTGGGATCTTAATAAG ATCCAGGAAACCAATAAAAGTTGCATAGGAGAAGGGATTGGACCTATCACTTGCTCTAGAGATGGGATCTACTTAGTTGGAGGAGCTCATTCTGGCAATGCTTACATTTGGGAG GTTGCCACTGGAGCGCTCCTAAAATGTTGGAGGGCACATAAGAGTTGCATAAGTTGCTTATCATTCTCGCAGGACAGTTCTCTTATCATCTCCGGCTCTGAAGAAGGCACAGTCCATGTATGGTGCATGATCAG CTTATTTCAAGCTGAAGGACCCCAAGCTCGTGAAGCTGTAAATTACTGCCTCGATTTTAGTGATACAGTTGAGCATGAGGCCTCAATAACTGGCATTCTAACAATTCTAGGAGGTCCTTGTCCAATGCTGATAACTAGCTCGCTTGATAGCAGTTGCAAG ATCTCTGAACTTCTGTCTGGAAGACTACTTGGCATGCTGACACTCTTCAGTCCAATTACCACAACTGTTATTGATCCATCGGAGCAATTACTGATTTGTGGGTCTAGTGATGCTGCTATTTATGTCACTGGAATCAATGGTATTGGGATGCAGTACACAACGAAAATGCTGTCCCAGGATGACTGCCATGTGCTATATGGACACAA GGCCCCAATTAGTGCATTAGCATTTAGTTCTGATGGAGCATGGCTGGTTTCTGGATCAAAGGATTGCACTGTTGTAATTTGGGACACAACAACATGGAATGCAGTTAGGAAACTGGGAAACAAAATGGGTGAGTACTTGTACTTCGCAACAG GGCCAGTAACAAACTTGTTAGTGATACCAAAGCCAGAGAGCTCAAGGGTCCATAAAAGGAATTATCTTTCTCTGGAGATCCCTACGCTTGAGAAGAAAGTTAAACAAACCAATGAAATGCCAATAATTTTACAGCCCTCTAGTTTCCCAAAAGATGCTGATTCAGCCCATGCATGTTTTCATAGTTCTGACCTTCTGAGCAAGCAAATATCGGATTTGGAG GGAAAGAGAACTCCTGAGGCAATTGAAATGGCTGTTGCGATGACAGTTCATGAGCAGACAAAAGACCAAAACTTAGCAAAGGAGTTAAGCTCTATGAACTCGGTACTGCAGTGCAAGGCACTAAAGGTGATGGAGGTAAGGGCATCCTCAGATTAA
- the LOC117841994 gene encoding ent-copalyl diphosphate synthase 2 isoform X1 — translation MSALTAAAAPTVTTFLRARTARTWVQPALPQRSPHRPCGKNSLVMHERILAIANGKGTGAVTTCEPSERLKDEPRNVSEKIDAIRAKLKSISDGNINVSAYDTAWVALVKRLDGGGGPQFPTSIDWITKNQLPDGSWGDDTFFMVHDRIINTLACIVALKSWNIHHYQCQRGLSFIHGNLWRLTEEDAEWMPVGFEITLPTLLEMAKDLGLDLPYDEPALQEIYSRRELKLSKIPIDALHAGPTTLLLSIEGMPGLDWERLLTLQCPDGSFMSSPAPTAYALMQTGDRKCLQFLEEIVDNFKEGVPFTYPVDIFERLWVVDRLERLGISRYFTSEIQECLDYVYRHLTQKGLAATRDCPVNDIDDTAMGFRLLRLHGYYVSPSMFKHFEKDGEFVCYHGQTNKSITAMYNTYRAAQVSFPGESELERADVYCRGFLEEKRASGNFGDKWVIPKDLAGEVGYALDFPWRASLPRIEARMYLEQYGGSADVWIGKVLYRMLLVSNELFLETAREDFRSFQKLCRLEWNGLRKWYDRNKLAAFGVEPKCVLRAYFQAAASIFEPDRAAERLAWARTAVIAEAVSLHLRRKASDVSTRVHGAISELENHGRDALTRVNEDPKKALLGAIGELIDQSSSENASHCLREAWKQWLRSWTAKEGFESCGGNTALLIVRTVEIASGRYSLKEHDVNRSEYTQLERLTSSICSKLTSRVPVQNGGLKKSENSVSQVDLEMKELAQSVLQSCDSIDRVTRQTFLHVAKSYYYASYCSTETIDSHISKVLFEDVVSE, via the exons ATGTCGGCCTTAACAGCAGCTGCTGCACCCACGGTCACGACGTTCCTCCGAGCACGCACTGCTAGGACATGGGTTCAACCTGCCCTGCCCCAACGCTCCCCGCACCGGCCGTGTGGTAAGAATTCTCTCGTCATGCATG AGCGCATTTTGGCAATAGCAAATGGGAAAGGCACGGGTGCAGTGACGACTTGCGAACCATCTGAACGTCTAAAG GATGAACCAAGAAATGTGTCAGAAAAAATTGATGCCATTAGAGCAAAGCTTAAGTCCATAAGTGATGGCAATATCAATGTCTCGGCCTACGACACGGCGTGGGTAGCTCTTGTGAAGAGGCTCGATGGAGGTGGCGGCCCGCAGTTCCCCACCAGTATTGACTGGATCACCAAAAATCAGCTGCCGGATGGCTCATGGGGCGACGACACTTTCTTCATGGTTCACGATAGGATTATCAACACCCTAGCCTGCATTGTGGCCCTTAAATCGTGGAACATTCACCATTACCAGTGCCAAAGAG GTCTGTCATTTATTCATGGAAATCTATGGAGATTAACTGAGGAAGATGCGGAATGGATGCCAGTTGGCTTTGAGATAACCTTGCCAACACTACTAGAGATGGCCAAGGATCTTGgcctcgacttgccctatgatGAGCCCGCGCTCCAAGAAATATATTCCAGAAGAGAGCTAAAGCTATCCAA GATTCCTATAGATGCACTTCATGCCGGGCCAACAACTTTGCTTCTTAGCATAGAAGGAATGCCAGGTCTAGACTGGGAAAGGCTTTTAACGCTCCAGTGTCCCGATGGCTCCTTTATGTCATCACCTGCCCCCACAGCTTATGCTCTTATGCAAACTGGGGACAGGAAGTGCCTTCAATTCCTTGAAGAAATTGTCGATAACTTCAAGGAGGGAG tGCCCTTTACATATCCTGTCGATATCTTTGAGCGCTTATGGGTGGTTGATCGGTTGGAGCGACTAGGCATTTCGAGGTACTTCACAAGTGAAATCCAAGAGTGCTTGGATTATGTCTACAG GCACTTGACTCAAAAAGGCTTGGCTGCTACAAGGGATTGTCCGGTTAATGACATCGATGACACAGCCATGGGTTTTCGTCTACTGCGGTTGCATGGCTACTATGTCTCTCCAA GTATGTTCAAGCATTTCGAGAAGGATGGAGAGTTTGTCTGCTACCACGGACAGACAAACAAATCAATCACGGCGATGTACAACACATACCGTGCCGCACAGGTCTCCTTCCCCGGCGAGAGCGAGCTTGAGCGGGCCGACGTCTACTGCCGCGGGTTCCTGGAAGAGAAGCGAGCCTCCGGCAATTTTGGCGACAAATGGGTCATCCCCAAGGACTTAGCTGGCGAG GTCGGCTACGCACTGGACTTCCCCTGGAGAGCAAGCCTGCCCCGGATCGAAGCAAGGATGTATCTGGAGCAGTACGGTGGCAGTGCCGATGTGTGGATCGGGAAGGTCCTCTATAG gatgctCCTAGTCAGTAACGAACTGTTCCTCGAGACCGCAAGGGAAGATTTTCGCAGTTTCCAGAAACTCTGCCGACTCGAATGGAATGGCCTCAGAAA GTGGTATGACAGGAACAAGCTTGCAGCGTTCGGCGTGGAGCCAAAGTGCGTGTTGAGAGCCTACTTCCAAGCCGCAGCCAGCATCTTCGAGCCCGACCGAGCAGCGGAGCGTCTCGCATGGGCGCGCACGGCGGTGATCGCCGAGGCTGTTTCTTTGCACTTGCGACGCAAAGCTTCTGATGTTAGCACAAGGGTTCACGGCGCAATTAGTGAGCTCGAGAACCATGGCCGTGATGCACTAACTAG GGTAAATGAGGATCCAAAGAAAGCCCTCCTGGGTGCAATTGGTGAACTTATCGACCAATCTTCGTCTGAGAATGCTTCTCACTGTCTTCGTGAAGCT TGGAAGCAGTGGCTTAGGTCATGGACCGCAAAGGAGGGATTTGAATCATGTGGAGGGAATACAGCATTGTTGATAGTTCGTACAGTAGAGATTGCTTCCGGAAGGTATAGTTTGAAGGAGCATGATGTGAACCGTTCGGAGTATACCCAACTTGAGAGGCTCACGTCTTCCATCTGCAGCAAACTGACTTCTAGAGTTCCTGTTCAG AATGGAGGATTAAAGAAATCTGAGAATTCAGTCAGTCAAGTGGATTTGGAGATGAAGGAGCTGGCTCAATCTGTTCTTCAGAGCTGCGACTCTATCGACAGGGTGACCAGGCAGACATTTCTCCACGTGGCGAAGAGCTACTACTATGCTTCTTATTGCTCAACTGAAACAATTGATAGTCACATCTCCAAGGTCCTATTCGAGGATGTCGTTTCGGAATAG